A region of the Romboutsia hominis genome:
ATGCTATAGGTAAGGTAAATGATAGTATTATAAATTCAAATGAAAAGATAGAAGCGCTTATAAAAGGTGAAGATGTTTCTATGCATGATGTTATGCTATCAGCACAAGAATCTCAAATGTCAGTGCAACTTATGATTGAGATTAGAAATAAGTTATATGATGCTTACCAAGAAATTAATAGAGTGCAATTGTAATTCCTTAATAAGGAGCAGATAGATGAATTTTAAAGAGAT
Encoded here:
- the fliE gene encoding flagellar hook-basal body complex protein FliE, with the protein product MTGISNININSDIFSNAINNKTTYKVKGNEKPDKQFEDVIKNAIGKVNDSIINSNEKIEALIKGEDVSMHDVMLSAQESQMSVQLMIEIRNKLYDAYQEINRVQL